In the genome of Clostridia bacterium, the window ATACCCGAAGACCCTGTTGCGGCTGCCGGTCCATATACAGAGTGGAAGGAAAACACCTTTAATCTTTATGGTACAGTAATGCCCACAGGTCAAGATGATAATAGTACTGTTACTTCGTATTCTACAGAAGTAGCCCGTATGACGGATTTACTGAGAGACCTCTCTCCAGGAGGCACGTTACTCAATAGTTTATGTTCTGCATGGAAGTTAAGCCTCAAAGCTTGCACTTCCCAACGTAATTCATCCTGCAACGATCCCTGTAATAATCCATGCAATCCGGAAACAAGAATGACACAGAAGAATTGTCTTGCCGGACATAAAGATGTATGGGCAGTTACCGGCTACATCGATAGCTCCTTGGAGTGGACAGATACTCCTTCTGCCGGGTTTGAGGTAGCGCTGCCATTCTATTGCATGAGGATTAATTTCTATAATACCTATGGTATCAAAAAAATCAGGGATTTGGGCAAAAAGCTTTCCAGTGGGACTATTGATGAAATATTTACCCAGGTAAACTACCTGCAGCGTTCTTTAAGAGATAATATCGCTTTGGTCCAAAACTGCTATGATAATAATCTATGTTCAGGTGAAATCGGCAGTGAACTAGTCCAAACAGTTAGAGGCATGAATCTTCCATCCTATATTGACAAGACCGATATCCCCAGCACTATCTATTATCGTTTTTATACACAGAAGCTTGATATATGGCAGAACCCTGTTGAAAATGTTCTGCAATACACCTCTGAGTTTCCATATATGGAACATCTTACAACACTGACAGAAATGCGCCGTTTACTTCCGATAATTGATGATTTGAGCGGTTGGGTGAATTACCATTATCTTAGGAAGTGCATGTTGGAAATATTTAAAGCCTTGAGTGAAGCACATTTATACCTGGGCAATGAGGAGTTTAATCTCGCTCTGAGCAAGTATGCCCTGGCAGAGAATCTTATTCAGAATACAATGAATTCAATCAGCTTAATGGCGCAGGTGCCTGTCCCCGAAGGTAAATACCCCATATACAGAATTATGGTTTCAGGAGATGCTTTTGAGCCTGTAAGTACTTTAAATGAGCTGCAGGAGCGCCCCATGGTGTTTGGATTATTCTGCTTACTAGGGGCTTCAGTAGCCTGTGACATGATGGATGCAATGATGGGGACTGAAATCAAAAAGATCATTGACGGCAATTTTGCCGGAAATCCGGTTGAGGATATGTTGCATTATTTGCGAAGTTTTGTAATACCTGCCTGTAAGGGAGAGTTATATCTTAGGAAGGCTGATTGGGATTATAGTTGTTATAGCAGTGCATTTATTGCGTTTCAACAAGCTGCATACTATCTTCCTTCCCAAAGTGTATCCACTTGCGCCGGAAGATTTCTATGGCTTAGAATTGCAAGGACATATTTGCAGTGGGGGACATCTGAGTACAACAGGGGAAATGCGTCCTATGCGTATTCTCTTTTACTGAATGTTTTCTCCAATAAATTCGGTTCTTCAAACCAGATTTATGTCCCTTCTACCATGTATTTGAATAATGAGCTAAAGTATAACCCTGTTGTATTGCTTATATGGATTACAGCAGTGGATATTTGCAAAAACATAGATGCACAGGTAAATCCTCTTGGATATCCGGAGAATTTCGTCCCCGCTATCAGATATGACTGGGTTTTCCAAAGGGCAACAGAAGCTGCATCACTCCTTGATGACGCAGAGATGAAATATATTAATTTCCGCGTAAATGCAGAGGATGCAATGCAGAGAATTCAAGAGCTTCAGGCTATGCTTCAAACTGCTATGGCTGAAGTGGATATTGCCACTATTAATGTCAATAAAACTTCGGCTGAATATGATGTTGCAGTAAGTACTGTGCAATATGCTTATGAACGGTTGAGAAATGCAACTGATGCATATAATCAGTTTTCATCATATGCCGATTTAAGGCTAACTGCCGGAATCATTTCCATGTTTGTAAGCATTGTAAGTGAAAGTATGCCTAATTTCACTGATTTTACTAGTATGACGACTGATGACGATTTCCAAAGATCACAATTGGCAAGACAAGTTGAGGAACTCAATATTTCATACAATCTTTCAAAAAGGAATACAGAGGTGTCGAAGCTGGTTCTTGATGCTGCAAGGTCAAGTCTTGTACTCGCAGGACTCAAAAAGGATATAGCCAGCAATTCTCTTGCTTTTGAAACGGGGAGAGAATTCAATTATTCAACATGGTTTGCTCTAGCAGATGAAATGCGAGACATGGTAAAGTATAGGCTGCAAAATGGATTGAGGATGACTTACCTGGCACAACAGGCTTATTATTTTATGAGCGGTCAACAGATGAATGTCATACAGTATGACTATAGTCCTCACGATACGGCAAAAGATATGAGCAATATAGGTAATCTTGCCTCACAAAGCTCTTATTTAATGGGACAGCATATTCGGGATGCGCTGGCCTTGATTCAGTCAAACTGGGTATCCTTTTTCGCAACTCATGATTATCAAGGCAGAGAGAACTCAAAAAGCCTGACAACGACTGTCAACCTGGAGAGAAATTATCCAATGCAGTTCAAGCTGTTTCAGCGCTATGGAGGCAAGCTGGAGTTTGATATAAGTCTCGAAGATCTGGATCTTTCTCGTGAGGGTTCATATCATCAGATGATAGAGGATGTCGAGGTGTTCGGCATAGTTGGGAATATGGGTTCACAGGTTGAAATAAGTGGCAGTTTGAAAAACTCACCGTATTCTGTAGTACGTATGCATGACCCTATCAATAAAATACAAGATGGACTTTTAACAGACTGGATAGATTATTCTAATGCTCAGGGGATGCAAATGAAATTGGTATCAAAGTACCAACCTGTACAGACGTTGGAATTATCAGGTACATTGCAGTCAAGCGGTGACTTCAGCATAAGACCGGCATCTTCTTCACCTGTGCTTGCCCCCTTTGAATACAACGGACTTGCACAAAATTGGGTTTTGGAAATCAAAAAATCTGAAAATCCGACTCTTGACTTCACAAGCATCATATCACTGGGAGTTAGATTCAAATACGCTATTTTTAAAAGCACAGCTCTTGAAAATTTAATTGCTTCTCAAAGACAAGGGTTGCTCAGAAGTTCAGTTTTACTGCTTGGTATGATGGGCAATTATTTTGCTCCCGGTCAGCAGCCGTATACTGCAAGGGACTTAGTTGCTTCTTTGCAGCTTAGGGAGATAGATATTCCAATACAGCAAAGGAATAGTCCTACATTAACCTGTATTTCTTTGGCCTTTGTTCCAAAGCAAGGGCAGCCTGCGTTTCAGGATATAAGTCTCCATATTACCTGTGACCGATACACAAATTCAGCAGGAAACGCTATTGACGTTGTCTGCACAACTGAGGCCTTTGAATTGGACAATAGTGTTACTGTGCAAATGCTTGAAAGCGGTCCATCCGATAATCCTTTGAATTCTTTTACCGACAGTGTATTGACTGACGTAGAGACTACTCCATGGTTAAAGCTTCTTACGAGCACTCCTCAGGGTAATCAAGGCGCAACATTCAAGCTGAGGATAAACCTGGATGAGAACCCTGACTTTGATATATCAAAACTGGATTATGTAGCGTTTTGCTTTATCTATAATTATAGTTCATAAGTTACTACAAGGTGTTAACATAAAATGACTACTTTAATGTTCGGCCAGTTTAATAAATAATAAATTATCAGAGGGAGGATGTTGAATTTGGAAGATAAATCAGGTGTCGGCCGTACGGCTGTTTCGCTTCCCCAGGGCGGAGGCGCAGCAATGGCATCGTCAGATTCTCTGACTGTGGACATGAGCAGGGGTGGCGGGAGCTATAGCGTTTCGATACAGGCTCCACCCGGCAGGGGAGGTCTGAACTCCGATTTGAGACTTAATTACAGCAGCACAACAGGCTTTGGTGCTGCGGGGCTTGGATGGAATCTGGATACTCCTCGAATATTCAGGAGAACAGATACAGGTGTTCCCACTTATAATGACAGCGAGGATGTGTTTTCGTATCAAGGTGAAGAACTTGTTTTTTGCGGAAACGGACAATACCGGGCTAAAATTGAAAAGAATTTTATGAAAATAGCTTACAATGGCGTATCCTGGGAAGCAAGAGACAGGATGGGAAGATTATATGTGTTCGGAGAAGCTGATTCAGAACGCTTATACAATCCTGCCAACCCTTCAGAGGTTTTTGCATGGCTTATAAGCCGTATCGAGGATACAAACGGAAATGTTATAAAATACTCCTACCGTAGAGATATGCGTACTATTACCCCTTCCCAGGGGCTATCCTTTCAGGCCTCACAATTATATCTTGATAAGATAGAATATAATCCCCATGGCTCCGGATGGCTTCACAAAATTCAAGTTACATATGATTATTCAGACCCTAACGGACCGGCAAGAGAAGATGCGCAACTCTCCTATAAGACAGGATTTCCACTATATACAGGTTTCCGATTGGCAAGAATAGACGTTTTTGCCGACATCAGCAGCGAATTCACCGGGCGGATCAGAAGCTATCTGGTTTCATATGATGAAGATCCGCACACAGGGTTTGCCTTATTAAAAAAAGTTACCGTTGAAGGCTATGATGATAATGGCAACATGCTTTCTTTGCCTCCTGTAACCTTTGAGTATTCAAGCCTGGATACTTCGCAGGCAAGCTTATGTACATTGGAAGGTGCACCACAAATTGATTTTGCCCAGGGCGATTTTGAATTAGTTGACCTTACGGCTAATGGAATTCCAGATATAATAAACACAACGCCCGGAAATCATACCTTTTGGTTGAATAATAACTGGAGGGAAGCCTCAGCTCTTCCACAAGGCCACAAGCATTTTGCACCGGGTACGCCAATGGCATCATCACCAAATATTTCTATTATGCAGCCGGATGCATTTCTGGCAGATGTCAGGGGACGTATGTCGGCAGACCTTCTTACCGGTACTGCTGTAGTTGACAGCCCAAGCTATAATGCGACTCATTCTGATATTCTGGCTCTCAATCTCAGATGGGGAAATACAAGCAACTTCACCAATCCACCGCCTTTCAATTTCAATGATGGTAATTCCAGAGTGGTTGATGTCTCAGGAAGAGGCGGAATGGATGTGCTTAGATGTGAAAACGGATACTTCAGATGCTGGTTGAATAAGCCGGACGGAAGCTACGAGGATAGAGGCACATCCCCTGCAATACCGGGACTATCCTTTCAGAACCCGGAATGGACTTTTGCTGATATCAACGGTGATGGTCTTTCCGATATTGTGCATGTACAGAATGGACGTATTGAGTATTACTTGAATAAAGGCGCTGGCTGCACCCAGGGAGCTTTGTTTCAAATGACTCCAATATTGATGGAGAACAGTCAGGCTCTTGCCCAAAGCAGTATGAATTGGGAGCCACAAAGGCTTATGTTCATGGATATTAATGGTGATGGTCTTGATGACGCAGTTTATATATACGCTGACAGATTAGTATATTGGATAAACCGGGGAGGATGGTCATGGAGCGGGATACATGAAATAATTTTCTCTGAGAACGGTTTCCCTGTAAGCCTTACCACAAATCGAGCTTCTATAAGGAAAGGGGATATGCTAGGTACGGGAATGCCCGGTATACTGTGGAGTGCTAATGCATGTCCCATACGGTTCATGGATATTACAGCAGGTAAGAAGCCCCTTTTGCTGACAGGTATAGATAACGGAGTGGGCGGAAAAACCACTATAAGCTATACCTCAACCGCTCGGGCCAATGGTAGAGAGTGGACAACAAGAATACCTTTTTCAGTCTATGTTATCAATGAAATTCAAAGGCTGGATACAATTACAGCCCATATTGAAAAGACAAAATACCGATTCTATGACGGAAAATACGATAAAGAGAAACGTGAATTTCTTGGTTTTGGAATAGTTGAAGAAGAAAAGGTTGGAGATGAAGGGACTCCGGATCCTTCATGTGAAACACGAATTACTATTACAAAGAATCATCTTGGAGAAAACAGTTCTCAAGATCCACTGCTGCGAGCCAAGGAAAGAGTCCTTGCGGGGCTTCCATATTGGCAGGCCATATCCGGAAAAGATACTTCACGCCCGTATCGAATTGCAGAATGGATTTATGAACCTTTTGTATGCAGGGATTTTAATACAGGAGCTGATTGCTTCGGTGCTAACGGTCTTTCGCAGCGGGATGCTGCCGGTAACGCAATTCCTGAACCTGTTTGTTCAGCCTCTGAAGCGCTGGAGTTAGAGTTATTCTATGACACTGCAGCAGCGAATGCTTACTTGGACAGGACCCAGTCATTAGGAGGCAACGCATCAATAAGCAGTAATAAAGCCACGGATAATAAAGTGGATATATTCGGACGCAATATGTCGCTGCTTGAAGCAAGCAACATAAAGATATCAGGAAGCAATGTAGCAGGGTATGAAAATATTTGCAGCATTTCAGCAACAGTTGCACCTGCAGTCTTCACAAATGCTTTGGTCGGGGCTTTAAAAATAATATGCAAAAAATGTGATATGAAAACAACTGTGACTGCATATGCGCAGAAGGAAGCTTCACATATTGTGCTTCCTGTTGCTAGGATTCTGACAAGGTCAAATGGAAAGGTTATTCAGGATACCCGGCGTTATTATGACGGCAACGCATATACTGGACTTGCTAGGGGACTTGTAGATAGAGGTAACCTTTCAAGGGAGGAAGTATTAATTCTTCGACAGGATCAATACCTTAAGGTATACAGTGATTTACCGGGGGGCACTCCTGATATGGCAGCATTAGGTTATATATATATGGAGTATGGGGAAAGGAAGAGGATATTATTCAAACCTCCGATTGATATTAGAGTACCGAAACTGCCGATACTAGAAAAGTTTCCGCCATTAGACCGGAAGCCTGTTGTTTTTCTGCCTGAAGGTTACGGATATTTTGTAAACACCCGCCGGTTAAAATATGCCGTGCTAGGTAATGGCAGTATTGCTTATGGAAATATATCCGGATCTCTTGACGCCTTTGGGAATGAGACACTTTTCGAATGGGATGCTTTTCATCTTAGTAATGTTTCAAAAAAGGATCCCGCCGGCAATTCAACATTAACAAAACTCAATTACAGAGTGTCAAAAAGCGCTGTTACTACCGATGCAAACGGCAATTCTACCTATATGGAGTATGATGCCCTAGGCAGGCTGGTTAAAATTATTAAACCCGGTGATAATACAGCCTTTCCGACTATTAAATACGAGTACCATACTTCAATATTGCCGATTTGCATGAAAACAAGCTTGCGCGAAGAAGCAAATTTGCCTGGAACTCATGATTATACAGAGTATATGGATGGCTGGGGCAGACAGCTGCAAAACAGGCTTGAAGCTGAAAATGGCACATTTACCGTAAGCGGCTGTACCGCTTATAATTTCCGCGGCGGAATTATGGATAAATATGTACCGTATTTTGATAATTATATGGATTATTCTGATGTAAAACGAGGGGCAGCATTCTACAAAACTAAAATAGATGCTCTTGACCGGAAGACAGCCTATGTACATCCTGACGGGAGACGAAGTGTATTGAAATACAAGGGCTTTGAGGTTGAGGAATATGATAGGGAAGATATGTTTCGTGCATCTTCTCATTATGCCACTCCGACAAAAATGGTCTATGATACCAGGGGAAACCTTGTAGAAGTCTATCAGAGAAGTGATAATTCCACTATCCATACGATTTATGAATACGACATCCTCAACTTGCTGACTGCGATTAAGCCAGAGGGCGGACCTTCAGGCACTCCTGTAATTAATTATATGTATGACCTGCTTGGACGCCGTTTACGTGCTGAGCATATTCATGGAGGAGCAGTTAGGGCTGTTTTTGATGTGCGGGGGCTTAAAGCTTTCGAATGCAATGGTCTTGATAATGTTGTTATACAGAAGTTTGACAAGGTTGGCCGAATTATTGAAAAAAGCTTTTCAAACTCTGCTGAACCGCCGATACAATATACTTATATCGATTCAGGCACTGCTTTCCCCAGGGGAACTAACCTTATTGGCAGGCTCAGCTGTGTTAGGGATGCTCTTGGTACGGCTGAATTTACTTACAATTCCAGAGGACATCTTACAAGGCATTTGAGAACCTGGGATGAAGAAGGAGTTAAAGCCGAATACCGTGTTGATTTCAGATATGATTCTGCCGACAGGCTTATACGTACAATATATCCTTCGCTTAACGGAGGAAAAGACAGAATTTCTGTATATAGCAAACATGGCACTGGTAACTTGCTTGAATCCATAGAGTATGTATGTGCTTTACAAACAAATACCCTGGTCAAAAACATTGATTACGATGCAAGAGGAATGCGAAAGCTTGTAGAATTCGGAAGCGGGCTTGTTACAGAATTTAATTACGACGAGAATAACCTTTGGCTTTCAGGGCTTAAGACCCATAATCCCGGGAACTCCGTATTGCAGGATCTCGAATATTACCATGATTTAGAGGGTAACTTGATTGCCAGGTTGGACAAATGCTCGGATAATGCAGATATATACGGTTATGACGCACTTTATAGGCTTGTATCCTTTACAGAAGCTCAGGTTTCCCAATTGGGTACTATGCCCAAAGATTATACCGCATTGTTGAAAAAGCTCAGCTCATTAAACACACCGGCATTGTCATACAAATACTCTCCCATAGGAGATATTCTAGAATTAGGCGGTATAGGGGCCTATAAATATGCTCAAGCGTCAGGTACTGTTTCCGCAAACTTTGCAGCAGGAGGCTGCGAGTACATATTTGATAAAGCGGGGCGACTTTCGGAAAAAAGATCGACAAGTGCCAACCCTGCTGTTGAAGATAGTTACTTCTATGATTGCGAGGGCAGGCTGACAAGAATTGAACAATTTGACAATGACCAGGTTATTGAGATTACATATGACTATGAAGGTGAGAGAATCAGCAAACTTGTGAAAGAGCTATCCACCGGCAAGCTAATCTCGGAAACAAGGTATATTGGAAGATGGGTTGTGTTGGAGCATTCTGCCGGTCAGACTAGCTGGAGTGCTTTCCGTCTGTATGTTTTTGATGAGAACAAGCGAATTGCAGAGCTTGATGCAAAGGGAAACATTGTAGAATACATCCATGCAGACCACCTGGGAAGTGCTTCCGCAATCTGTGATAAAAGCGGAAATAGCCTTGGGGTGTTGCGTTATAAACCCTTCGGTGAGGAAATGAATTCGACCGTATGCAGCAGTTTCAGATATCGCTACAATGGGAAGGAAACAGATAACGA includes:
- a CDS encoding SpvB/TcaC N-terminal domain-containing protein encodes the protein MEDKSGVGRTAVSLPQGGGAAMASSDSLTVDMSRGGGSYSVSIQAPPGRGGLNSDLRLNYSSTTGFGAAGLGWNLDTPRIFRRTDTGVPTYNDSEDVFSYQGEELVFCGNGQYRAKIEKNFMKIAYNGVSWEARDRMGRLYVFGEADSERLYNPANPSEVFAWLISRIEDTNGNVIKYSYRRDMRTITPSQGLSFQASQLYLDKIEYNPHGSGWLHKIQVTYDYSDPNGPAREDAQLSYKTGFPLYTGFRLARIDVFADISSEFTGRIRSYLVSYDEDPHTGFALLKKVTVEGYDDNGNMLSLPPVTFEYSSLDTSQASLCTLEGAPQIDFAQGDFELVDLTANGIPDIINTTPGNHTFWLNNNWREASALPQGHKHFAPGTPMASSPNISIMQPDAFLADVRGRMSADLLTGTAVVDSPSYNATHSDILALNLRWGNTSNFTNPPPFNFNDGNSRVVDVSGRGGMDVLRCENGYFRCWLNKPDGSYEDRGTSPAIPGLSFQNPEWTFADINGDGLSDIVHVQNGRIEYYLNKGAGCTQGALFQMTPILMENSQALAQSSMNWEPQRLMFMDINGDGLDDAVYIYADRLVYWINRGGWSWSGIHEIIFSENGFPVSLTTNRASIRKGDMLGTGMPGILWSANACPIRFMDITAGKKPLLLTGIDNGVGGKTTISYTSTARANGREWTTRIPFSVYVINEIQRLDTITAHIEKTKYRFYDGKYDKEKREFLGFGIVEEEKVGDEGTPDPSCETRITITKNHLGENSSQDPLLRAKERVLAGLPYWQAISGKDTSRPYRIAEWIYEPFVCRDFNTGADCFGANGLSQRDAAGNAIPEPVCSASEALELELFYDTAAANAYLDRTQSLGGNASISSNKATDNKVDIFGRNMSLLEASNIKISGSNVAGYENICSISATVAPAVFTNALVGALKIICKKCDMKTTVTAYAQKEASHIVLPVARILTRSNGKVIQDTRRYYDGNAYTGLARGLVDRGNLSREEVLILRQDQYLKVYSDLPGGTPDMAALGYIYMEYGERKRILFKPPIDIRVPKLPILEKFPPLDRKPVVFLPEGYGYFVNTRRLKYAVLGNGSIAYGNISGSLDAFGNETLFEWDAFHLSNVSKKDPAGNSTLTKLNYRVSKSAVTTDANGNSTYMEYDALGRLVKIIKPGDNTAFPTIKYEYHTSILPICMKTSLREEANLPGTHDYTEYMDGWGRQLQNRLEAENGTFTVSGCTAYNFRGGIMDKYVPYFDNYMDYSDVKRGAAFYKTKIDALDRKTAYVHPDGRRSVLKYKGFEVEEYDREDMFRASSHYATPTKMVYDTRGNLVEVYQRSDNSTIHTIYEYDILNLLTAIKPEGGPSGTPVINYMYDLLGRRLRAEHIHGGAVRAVFDVRGLKAFECNGLDNVVIQKFDKVGRIIEKSFSNSAEPPIQYTYIDSGTAFPRGTNLIGRLSCVRDALGTAEFTYNSRGHLTRHLRTWDEEGVKAEYRVDFRYDSADRLIRTIYPSLNGGKDRISVYSKHGTGNLLESIEYVCALQTNTLVKNIDYDARGMRKLVEFGSGLVTEFNYDENNLWLSGLKTHNPGNSVLQDLEYYHDLEGNLIARLDKCSDNADIYGYDALYRLVSFTEAQVSQLGTMPKDYTALLKKLSSLNTPALSYKYSPIGDILELGGIGAYKYAQASGTVSANFAAGGCEYIFDKAGRLSEKRSTSANPAVEDSYFYDCEGRLTRIEQFDNDQVIEITYDYEGERISKLVKELSTGKLISETRYIGRWVVLEHSAGQTSWSAFRLYVFDENKRIAELDAKGNIVEYIHADHLGSASAICDKSGNSLGVLRYKPFGEEMNSTVCSSFRYRYNGKETDNELGLVNFGARYYIPLVGRWASIDPAIYSEPEKLIKNPQGLNVYAYALNNPVTLVDPVGKSATKYKGEYIDTRQNIVRNIPMENGTVMAVTYRIVEAKPGTWLSKITYDFGLGKYYSKEQGYGAYDRNIIFPVNESASQKYNPDRIKPSEQFAVAVSARVLAPETLNFEGSTITAGMPKQFSKDWAFRTIVGGGLGITPVAGEAVTLEIKNLRAPGSTAMFTYAGAGIGVSAGVGSLCGLSDWTKFHTGDYLSLSDFEGRAMHGSIGLGYGTDEFVLFGPKNKGKTDSPVSLKSSGPGGYFGASATDGYLSK